In the genome of Rhodoferax sp. BAB1, one region contains:
- a CDS encoding EI24 domain-containing protein — translation MTLFLDSFWRALAYCLQPRVIALSFLPLLLLAALSVGLFWLFWEPAVLGLQVWLSDWALMESLFRWLDSVGMAHLRNVLAPLLLIMLVLPLVIVLSLLTVAWLAMPAIVRLVTERRFPKLAQRRGGTFVGSLLLGLGSALLALLALVLTLPLWLIPPLVIVVPPLVWGWLTARVMVYDALALHATLEEREELMRRHRYWLLGIGVLSGYMGAAPGLIWAIGAMAVVLAPLLVPLAIWIYTFVFIFAALWFTHYGLAALTLLRGEALTVSSPAPILQDDSSSSSEPHA, via the coding sequence ATGACACTTTTCCTGGACTCCTTCTGGCGTGCGCTGGCCTATTGCCTGCAGCCGCGCGTGATTGCGCTGTCTTTCCTGCCCCTGCTGTTACTGGCGGCCTTGAGTGTGGGCCTGTTCTGGCTGTTCTGGGAGCCGGCCGTGCTGGGCTTGCAGGTCTGGCTGTCGGACTGGGCCCTGATGGAAAGCCTGTTCCGCTGGCTCGACAGCGTGGGCATGGCGCACCTGCGCAACGTGCTGGCGCCGCTGCTGCTGATCATGCTGGTCCTGCCGCTGGTGATCGTGCTGTCCCTGCTCACGGTGGCCTGGCTGGCCATGCCCGCCATCGTCAGGCTGGTGACCGAGCGCCGTTTCCCCAAGCTGGCGCAGCGGCGCGGCGGGACCTTCGTGGGCAGCCTGCTGCTGGGCCTGGGCTCGGCCCTGCTGGCGCTGCTGGCCCTGGTCCTGACCTTGCCGCTGTGGCTGATCCCTCCGCTGGTGATCGTGGTGCCGCCCCTGGTCTGGGGCTGGCTCACGGCGCGTGTCATGGTCTACGACGCGCTGGCCCTGCATGCCACCCTGGAGGAGCGCGAAGAGCTGATGCGTCGCCATCGCTACTGGCTGCTGGGCATCGGCGTGCTCAGCGGTTACATGGGGGCAGCGCCGGGCCTGATCTGGGCGATCGGGGCCATGGCGGTGGTGCTCGCGCCCCTGCTGGTGCCATTGGCGATCTGGATCTACACCTTTGTGTTCATCTTTGCCGCGCTCTGGTTCACCCATTACGGGCTGGCAGCGCTGACCCTCCTGCGGGGCGAGGCGCTGACGGTGTCCAGTCCGGCGCCTATCCTGCAGGACGACAGCAGCTCCTCGTCCGAACCCCATGCCTGA
- a CDS encoding molybdopterin-binding protein, which produces MSFGLIIIGDEILSGKRADKHLPRVIELLGARGLQLAYADYVGDDPDRITATLARAFASGDIVFSCGGIGATPDDHTRLCAARALGVELALHPQAEGLIRERMQDVAREQGLNYEPDRPDNVHRLNMGVFPLGAQIIPNPYNKIPGFSCAAPTGQGAVHFVPGFPVMAWPMVEWVLDTFYAPLFRRDAWCEQSVIVYGAMEATLTPLMQAIEARHAGIKVFSLPSVDHPQHGRHIELGVKGSPQQTPPAYAELLEGLRQAGAKIGPELVRNQ; this is translated from the coding sequence ATGTCCTTCGGTCTCATCATCATCGGTGACGAAATCCTCTCCGGCAAGCGTGCCGACAAGCATCTTCCCAGGGTGATCGAACTGCTGGGTGCGCGCGGCCTGCAGCTCGCGTATGCCGATTACGTGGGCGACGATCCGGACCGCATCACGGCGACCCTGGCGCGCGCCTTCGCTTCAGGGGATATCGTGTTCTCCTGCGGCGGCATCGGCGCCACGCCCGATGACCACACGCGTTTGTGCGCGGCGCGTGCCCTGGGGGTGGAGCTTGCCCTGCACCCGCAGGCCGAAGGGCTGATCCGCGAGCGCATGCAGGACGTGGCGCGCGAACAGGGTCTGAATTACGAGCCGGATCGTCCGGACAATGTGCACCGCCTCAACATGGGAGTTTTTCCCCTTGGCGCGCAGATCATTCCCAATCCCTACAACAAGATCCCGGGCTTCAGCTGTGCTGCGCCGACAGGGCAGGGCGCAGTCCATTTTGTGCCGGGTTTCCCGGTGATGGCCTGGCCCATGGTCGAATGGGTGCTGGATACGTTTTATGCCCCACTGTTCCGCCGCGATGCCTGGTGCGAGCAGTCCGTCATCGTCTACGGTGCCATGGAGGCCACGCTCACGCCCCTGATGCAGGCCATCGAGGCGCGGCATGCCGGCATCAAGGTCTTCAGCCTGCCCAGTGTCGACCATCCCCAGCATGGCCGGCACATCGAGTTGGGGGTCAAGGGCAGCCCGCAGCAGACCCCGCCGGCCTATGCCGAACTGCTGGAGGGCCTGCGCCAGGCTGGCGCCAAGATTGGCCCCGAATTGGTGCGTAACCAGTAA
- the glnA gene encoding type I glutamate--ammonia ligase, with amino-acid sequence MAKTVADVMKMVKENEVKFVDFRFTDTRGKEQHVTVPVSHFDEDKFSSGHAFDGSSIAGWKGIEASDMQLMPDPNTANIDPFFEETTMFLQCDVVEPSDGKSYDRDPRSIAKRAEAYLKASGIGDTAYFGPEPEFFIFDGVRWSNEPGNVMFAIDEYEAPWNSGKQLEGGNRGHRPTTKGGYFPVPPVDSTQDMRAEMALILESLGIPVEVFHHEVAGAGQNEIGTRFSTLVQRADWTQVLKYVVWNVANAYGKTATFMPKPYAGDNGSGMHVHQSIWKDGKNLFAGDGYAGLSDFALYYIGGIIKHARALNAITNPGTNSYKRLVPGFEAPVKLAYSSRNRSASIRIPFVANPKGRRIEARFPDPSANPYLCFSALMMAGLDGVENKIHPGEAATKDLYHLPPEEDKLVPTVCHSLDQALDYLDKDRSFLTKGGVFTDSMLDAYIELKMGEVTRFRMAPHPVEYDMYYSL; translated from the coding sequence ATGGCCAAGACCGTCGCAGACGTGATGAAGATGGTGAAGGAAAACGAAGTCAAGTTCGTTGACTTCCGCTTCACCGACACCCGTGGCAAGGAACAGCACGTGACCGTGCCGGTTTCCCACTTCGATGAAGACAAGTTCAGCTCGGGCCACGCCTTCGACGGTTCGTCCATCGCCGGCTGGAAGGGCATCGAGGCTTCGGACATGCAGCTCATGCCCGATCCCAACACCGCCAACATCGACCCCTTCTTCGAAGAGACCACGATGTTCCTGCAGTGCGACGTGGTCGAGCCCAGCGACGGCAAGTCCTACGACCGTGACCCGCGCTCCATCGCCAAGCGCGCCGAGGCCTACCTGAAGGCTTCCGGCATTGGCGACACCGCCTATTTCGGTCCGGAACCCGAATTCTTCATCTTCGACGGCGTGCGCTGGAGCAACGAGCCCGGCAACGTGATGTTCGCCATCGACGAGTACGAAGCCCCCTGGAACAGCGGCAAGCAGCTCGAAGGCGGCAACCGCGGCCACCGTCCCACCACCAAGGGCGGCTACTTCCCGGTGCCCCCGGTTGACAGCACGCAGGACATGCGCGCCGAGATGGCCCTGATCCTCGAATCCCTGGGCATTCCGGTCGAAGTGTTCCACCACGAAGTGGCCGGCGCCGGCCAGAACGAGATCGGCACCCGATTCAGCACCCTGGTGCAGCGCGCCGACTGGACCCAGGTCCTGAAGTACGTGGTCTGGAACGTGGCCAACGCCTACGGCAAGACCGCCACCTTCATGCCCAAGCCCTACGCCGGCGACAACGGCTCCGGCATGCACGTGCACCAGTCCATCTGGAAGGACGGCAAGAACCTGTTCGCCGGTGACGGCTACGCCGGCCTGAGCGATTTCGCCCTGTACTACATCGGCGGCATCATCAAGCACGCCCGTGCCCTGAACGCCATCACCAACCCCGGCACCAACAGCTACAAGCGTCTGGTGCCCGGCTTCGAAGCCCCGGTGAAGCTGGCCTACAGTTCGCGCAACCGTTCCGCTTCGATCCGCATCCCCTTCGTGGCCAACCCCAAGGGTCGCCGCATCGAGGCACGTTTCCCGGACCCGTCCGCCAACCCCTACCTGTGCTTCTCGGCCCTGATGATGGCCGGTCTGGACGGCGTGGAAAACAAGATCCACCCGGGCGAAGCTGCCACCAAGGACCTGTACCACCTGCCCCCGGAAGAGGACAAGCTGGTGCCGACCGTCTGCCACAGCCTGGACCAGGCCCTGGACTACCTGGACAAGGACCGCTCCTTCCTGACCAAGGGTGGCGTGTTCACCGACTCCATGCTGGACGCCTACATCGAGCTGAAGATGGGCGAAGTCACGCGCTTCCGCATGGCGCCGCACCCGGTCGAGTACGACATGTACTACTCCCTGTAA
- the glnL gene encoding nitrogen regulation protein NR(II) produces MKPTAISVSRFQPFDLLATLVAIVHGDGAVVYANAALEDALGMSRRSIEGSALADYYTEPQVLAAALGGLRDNEFAALRYDAWVKRPGRDPLPVHVILTQTDQPGDILIEMLPLEQQARQEREERLLDQAQANKELIRNLAHEIKNPLGGIRGAAQLLEMEIDSQLTEYTRVIIHEADRLQTLVDRLLAPHRRPHVVGDVNMHEVCERVRSLILAEFPKGLRVVRDYDTSIPEFRGDREQLIQAVLNIAHNACQALAERIAAGDARLTFRTRIARQITFGKQRYKLALELHVIDNGPGVPDSIKDRIFFPLVSGREGGSGLGLTLAQTFVQQHHGLVECDSEPGRTDFKILIPLP; encoded by the coding sequence TTGAAACCGACCGCCATTTCCGTCAGCCGCTTCCAGCCCTTCGACCTCCTCGCCACGCTCGTCGCCATCGTGCATGGCGACGGTGCCGTGGTCTATGCCAATGCCGCCCTCGAGGATGCGCTGGGCATGTCACGGCGCAGCATCGAAGGTTCCGCCCTGGCGGATTACTACACCGAGCCCCAGGTCCTGGCCGCTGCCCTGGGCGGGCTGCGTGACAACGAGTTTGCCGCACTGCGTTATGACGCCTGGGTCAAGCGCCCCGGGCGCGACCCCTTGCCCGTGCATGTGATCCTGACGCAGACCGATCAGCCGGGTGACATCCTGATCGAGATGCTGCCGCTGGAGCAGCAGGCCCGCCAGGAGCGCGAGGAGCGCCTGCTCGACCAGGCCCAGGCCAACAAGGAGCTGATCCGCAACCTGGCGCACGAGATCAAGAACCCGTTGGGGGGGATTCGCGGTGCGGCCCAGTTGCTGGAGATGGAGATCGACAGCCAGCTGACGGAATACACGCGTGTCATCATCCACGAGGCCGATCGCCTGCAGACCCTGGTGGACCGCCTGCTGGCGCCGCACCGTCGCCCCCATGTGGTGGGCGACGTCAACATGCACGAGGTCTGTGAACGCGTGCGCTCGCTGATCCTGGCCGAGTTCCCCAAGGGGCTGCGCGTGGTGCGCGACTACGACACCTCCATCCCCGAGTTCCGCGGTGACCGCGAGCAGCTGATCCAGGCCGTGCTCAACATCGCACACAACGCCTGCCAGGCCCTGGCCGAGCGCATCGCCGCGGGTGATGCGCGACTGACCTTCCGTACCCGGATCGCGCGCCAGATCACTTTCGGCAAACAGCGCTACAAGCTGGCATTGGAATTGCATGTCATCGACAACGGGCCCGGCGTGCCGGACTCGATCAAGGACCGCATCTTTTTCCCGCTGGTGTCGGGAAGAGAAGGCGGCTCCGGCCTGGGGCTGACGCTGGCACAGACCTTCGTGCAGCAGCACCATGGCCTGGTCGAGTGCGACAGCGAGCCGGGCCGGACCGATTTCAAAATATTGATACCGCTGCCCTGA
- the ntrC gene encoding nitrogen regulation protein NR(I), with the protein MKPIWIADDDQSIRFVLEKALQREQMPTRSFTNPREVLAALDDEGEGPQVLVSDIRMPGGSGLELLEKVKARHPGLPVIIMTAFSDLDSAVSAFQGGAFEYLPKPFDLPKAVELIRRAVEESQREEVAQESIDEAPEMLGQAPAMQDVFRAIGRLSQSNVTVLITGESGSGKELVARALHKHSPRANGPFVAINTAAIPKDLLESELFGHERGAFTGAQTMRRGRFEQAEGGTLFLDEIGDMPFDLQTRLLRVLSDGHFYRVGGHSAVKANVRVIAATHQDLEQRVKEGVFREDLFHRLNVIRLRLPALRERREDVPMLTRHFLQQSARQLGVEPKRISDAALERLGRFGFPGNVRQLENICHWLTVMAPAQVIEPKDLPPEIGQVAGEVAAAVPASSATAGGTPEPVALVAPVAGMPSSGDWESGLQAEAMALLLSGRMDVWDELTKRFERKLILTALDSTRGRRIEAAHKLGIGRNTITRKIQELGLEE; encoded by the coding sequence ATGAAGCCGATTTGGATCGCCGATGATGACCAGTCCATACGCTTCGTGCTGGAGAAGGCGCTGCAACGCGAGCAGATGCCCACGCGCAGTTTCACCAACCCGCGCGAGGTGCTGGCCGCACTCGATGATGAGGGCGAGGGCCCGCAGGTGCTGGTGAGCGACATCCGCATGCCCGGCGGCTCCGGCCTGGAGCTGCTGGAGAAGGTCAAGGCCCGCCATCCCGGCCTGCCCGTCATCATCATGACGGCCTTCTCCGATCTGGACAGCGCCGTTTCGGCCTTCCAGGGCGGTGCTTTCGAATACCTGCCCAAGCCTTTCGACCTGCCCAAGGCGGTGGAGCTGATCCGCCGCGCCGTCGAGGAAAGCCAGCGCGAGGAGGTGGCGCAGGAGTCCATCGACGAAGCGCCCGAGATGCTGGGCCAGGCCCCGGCCATGCAGGACGTGTTCCGCGCCATCGGCCGGCTCTCGCAGAGCAATGTCACGGTGCTGATCACCGGCGAATCAGGCTCGGGCAAGGAACTGGTGGCACGTGCCCTGCACAAGCACTCGCCGCGCGCCAATGGGCCCTTCGTGGCGATCAACACGGCAGCCATCCCCAAGGATCTGCTGGAGAGTGAACTCTTCGGCCACGAGCGCGGTGCCTTCACCGGTGCGCAGACCATGCGCCGCGGCCGCTTCGAGCAGGCCGAGGGCGGCACTCTCTTTCTCGACGAGATCGGCGACATGCCTTTCGACCTGCAGACGCGCTTGCTGCGTGTGCTGTCCGACGGCCATTTCTACCGTGTCGGCGGCCACAGCGCGGTCAAGGCCAATGTGCGCGTGATCGCCGCCACCCACCAGGACCTGGAGCAGCGTGTCAAGGAAGGCGTGTTCCGCGAAGACCTGTTCCACCGCCTCAACGTCATCCGCCTGCGCCTGCCGGCCCTGCGCGAGCGGCGCGAAGACGTGCCCATGCTGACGCGCCACTTCCTGCAGCAGAGCGCGCGCCAACTCGGCGTCGAGCCCAAGCGCATCTCGGATGCGGCGCTGGAGCGGCTGGGGCGCTTCGGTTTCCCCGGCAATGTGCGCCAGCTGGAGAACATCTGCCACTGGCTGACCGTCATGGCACCGGCCCAGGTGATCGAACCCAAGGACCTGCCGCCCGAGATCGGCCAAGTGGCGGGTGAGGTGGCCGCTGCCGTGCCTGCGTCCTCCGCAACGGCAGGCGGTACGCCGGAGCCCGTGGCACTGGTTGCACCGGTGGCGGGCATGCCCTCGTCCGGTGACTGGGAAAGCGGCCTGCAGGCCGAGGCCATGGCACTGCTGCTCAGTGGCCGCATGGATGTCTGGGACGAACTGACCAAGCGTTTCGAACGCAAGCTCATCCTCACTGCGCTGGACAGCACGCGTGGCCGGCGCATCGAGGCGGCCCACAAGCTGGGCATAGGCCGCAACACTATCACCCGCAAGATCCAGGAGCTGGGGCTGGAAGAGTAG
- a CDS encoding methylated-DNA--[protein]-cysteine S-methyltransferase, protein MDTLGYTLFPTPLGFCGIAWNSRALTCVQLPETDEAATLGRLARRFPQCQRIEPLPFVRDAIAAITALLEGHPGEPRDLTHLPLDMSGVPPFHQRVYELARRIPPGETLSYGEVAQRLGEPGAARAVGQALGANPFAPVVPCHRVLGALTGTGGFSAHGGLLTKLKMLEIEGARLGGPGLFD, encoded by the coding sequence ATGGACACGCTGGGCTACACCCTCTTTCCAACGCCCCTGGGCTTCTGCGGCATTGCCTGGAACAGCCGGGCGCTGACCTGCGTGCAACTGCCGGAAACCGATGAAGCAGCCACACTCGGGCGTCTGGCACGGCGTTTCCCGCAGTGCCAGCGCATCGAGCCTCTGCCCTTTGTGAGGGACGCCATCGCTGCCATCACGGCCCTGCTCGAAGGCCACCCCGGCGAACCGCGTGATCTCACGCACCTGCCGCTGGACATGTCCGGCGTGCCTCCCTTTCACCAGCGCGTCTACGAACTGGCGCGCCGCATCCCGCCAGGCGAAACCCTGAGCTATGGTGAAGTGGCGCAGCGCCTGGGTGAACCGGGCGCGGCCCGCGCCGTGGGCCAGGCCCTGGGGGCCAACCCCTTTGCGCCCGTGGTGCCCTGCCACCGCGTGCTGGGCGCGCTGACGGGCACAGGCGGTTTCTCAGCCCATGGCGGGCTGTTGACCAAGCTGAAGATGCTGGAGATCGAGGGCGCGCGCTTAGGCGGCCCGGGGCTGTTCGACTAA
- a CDS encoding exodeoxyribonuclease III produces MQLATWNVNSLTVRLPQVLDWLVTNPVDVLALQELKLTDDKFPFDAFTAAGYQAVCFGQKTYNGVALLSRAPLEAVVRNIPGFEDEMARVISATVNGVRVIGAYFPNGQEPGSDKFAYKMRWLTALQGWVRSELAAFPKLVLMGDYNITFDDADVWDPVGLKDTIHCTEEERTHLRALIALGLTDSVRLFPQPEKNYSWWDYRNMAFRRKQGLRIDHILISEALKPLATSCAVDPTPRRNERPSDHAPVVLELQGL; encoded by the coding sequence ATGCAACTCGCCACCTGGAACGTCAACTCGCTCACCGTGCGCCTGCCGCAGGTGCTGGACTGGCTGGTCACCAACCCGGTGGACGTGCTGGCGCTGCAGGAACTCAAGCTCACCGACGACAAGTTCCCTTTTGACGCCTTCACGGCGGCGGGTTACCAGGCCGTGTGCTTCGGCCAGAAGACCTACAACGGCGTGGCCCTGCTCTCGCGTGCACCGCTCGAAGCCGTGGTGCGCAACATCCCGGGTTTCGAGGACGAGATGGCCCGCGTGATCAGCGCCACGGTGAACGGCGTGCGCGTCATCGGCGCCTATTTCCCCAATGGCCAGGAGCCGGGCTCGGACAAGTTCGCTTACAAGATGCGCTGGCTCACGGCCCTGCAGGGTTGGGTACGCAGCGAACTGGCCGCGTTTCCGAAGCTGGTGCTCATGGGCGACTACAACATCACCTTCGACGACGCCGACGTCTGGGACCCGGTAGGCCTGAAGGACACCATCCACTGCACCGAGGAAGAGCGCACCCACCTGCGCGCGCTGATCGCCCTGGGCCTGACGGATTCAGTCCGCCTGTTCCCGCAGCCCGAGAAGAACTATTCCTGGTGGGACTACCGCAACATGGCCTTCCGCCGCAAGCAGGGCCTGCGCATCGACCACATCCTGATCAGTGAGGCGCTCAAGCCCCTGGCCACTTCCTGCGCCGTGGACCCCACGCCGCGCAGGAACGAACGCCCCAGCGACCACGCCCCCGTGGTGCTGGAACTGCAGGGGCTCTGA
- a CDS encoding DUF4337 domain-containing protein, whose protein sequence is MSGGGFHVHGPHDHELEHAQQGGHGEHGGGMTNQIALFTAIIATVGAIFAYMGGATQANAGLYKNNAALKKTEASNQWNYFQAKSTKQSLAEVSRDLTPKADERVKYQAKIDRYEKEKGEIKVVAEKLEAEATDWDKKSDEQIHLHHRWAQATTVLQVAIALAAIALLTRKKWLEYAMFAGGAIGMGVGILAMLHI, encoded by the coding sequence ATGTCCGGAGGCGGTTTTCACGTGCACGGCCCGCACGACCACGAGCTCGAACACGCGCAGCAAGGCGGCCATGGCGAGCACGGCGGCGGCATGACCAACCAGATCGCCCTGTTCACGGCCATCATCGCCACGGTGGGCGCCATCTTCGCCTACATGGGCGGCGCCACCCAGGCCAATGCCGGCCTGTACAAGAACAACGCGGCCCTCAAGAAGACGGAAGCCTCCAACCAGTGGAACTACTTCCAGGCCAAGAGCACCAAGCAGTCGCTGGCCGAGGTCTCGCGCGACCTGACGCCCAAGGCTGACGAGCGCGTCAAGTACCAGGCCAAGATCGACCGCTACGAGAAGGAAAAAGGCGAGATCAAGGTCGTGGCCGAGAAGCTGGAGGCCGAGGCCACGGACTGGGACAAGAAGAGCGACGAGCAGATCCACTTGCACCACCGCTGGGCCCAGGCCACCACCGTGCTGCAGGTGGCCATTGCCCTGGCCGCGATCGCCCTGCTGACCCGCAAGAAGTGGCTGGAGTACGCCATGTTCGCCGGCGGCGCCATCGGCATGGGCGTGGGCATCCTCGCCATGCTGCACATCTGA
- a CDS encoding dihydrofolate reductase gives MKLHLIFARAANGTIGKDGVMPWHLPEDLAHFKRVTLGSPVIMGRKTWESIPARFRPLPGRTNVVVTRQRDWSAAGAHVAHSLPEAMALCGAVNDAWVIGGADIYAQALPLASTAVVTEIDATFEGDAFAPQFGPGWKETQREHHASSTGLKFSFVTYTNTEGT, from the coding sequence ATGAAACTGCACCTCATCTTCGCGCGCGCCGCCAACGGCACCATCGGCAAGGACGGCGTGATGCCCTGGCACCTGCCCGAGGACCTGGCCCACTTCAAGCGCGTGACGCTGGGCAGTCCGGTCATCATGGGCCGCAAGACCTGGGAATCGATCCCGGCGCGCTTTCGTCCGCTGCCTGGCCGCACCAACGTCGTGGTGACACGCCAGCGCGACTGGTCGGCAGCGGGCGCGCACGTGGCGCACTCGCTGCCCGAGGCCATGGCCCTGTGTGGTGCCGTGAACGACGCCTGGGTCATCGGCGGCGCCGACATCTATGCCCAGGCCCTGCCACTGGCCAGCACGGCCGTGGTGACCGAAATCGACGCCACCTTCGAGGGCGACGCCTTTGCGCCACAATTCGGGCCCGGGTGGAAGGAAACGCAGCGTGAACACCACGCCTCCTCCACCGGCCTGAAATTCAGTTTTGTCACTTACACGAACACAGAAGGAACCTGA
- a CDS encoding DMT family transporter, with protein sequence MISSRQLLTLIALTLMWGINWPMMKFSLRELSPMYFRALTMTAGAIFLYTWYRAQGLRMLPRGAEWRSVLAIGAPNMLGWHTASILGVKELASGRAAILGFTMPIWTVLISVLFLGERLTRRTAVAAVAVAIAIALLTSSEFTALSGRPLGIVWMEIAAVCWAVGTLLMRRATLTLPVETLTIWTMILASACLWLIALASEPWPSWQFTGPMWASLAYGAFINYGFAQTLWAGLARHLPPSTSAMSIMAIPLIGTLSATVIVGEWPHWQDYLAIVFVMAAIAAVLLPPRSRRATA encoded by the coding sequence GTGATCAGCTCCCGGCAACTGCTGACCCTGATCGCCCTCACGCTGATGTGGGGCATCAACTGGCCGATGATGAAGTTCTCGCTGCGCGAACTCTCGCCCATGTACTTCCGCGCGCTCACCATGACGGCCGGCGCGATCTTCCTCTACACCTGGTACCGGGCCCAGGGCCTGCGCATGTTGCCGCGCGGCGCCGAGTGGCGCTCGGTGCTCGCCATCGGCGCGCCCAACATGCTGGGCTGGCACACGGCGTCCATCCTGGGCGTGAAGGAGCTGGCCTCGGGGCGTGCGGCCATCCTGGGCTTCACCATGCCGATCTGGACCGTGCTGATCAGCGTGCTCTTCCTGGGCGAGAGACTCACGCGCCGCACGGCCGTCGCCGCGGTGGCCGTGGCCATCGCCATCGCCCTGCTGACCTCCAGCGAATTCACGGCGCTCAGCGGCCGGCCGCTGGGCATCGTCTGGATGGAAATTGCCGCCGTCTGCTGGGCCGTCGGCACGCTGCTGATGCGCCGCGCCACCCTGACCCTGCCGGTGGAGACCCTCACCATCTGGACCATGATCCTGGCCAGCGCCTGTCTCTGGTTGATCGCCCTGGCCAGCGAGCCTTGGCCCAGCTGGCAATTCACCGGCCCCATGTGGGCCAGCCTGGCCTACGGCGCCTTCATCAACTACGGCTTCGCCCAGACCCTGTGGGCCGGGCTGGCACGGCATCTGCCGCCGTCCACCAGCGCCATGAGCATCATGGCCATCCCGCTGATCGGCACCCTGAGCGCCACCGTCATCGTGGGTGAATGGCCGCACTGGCAGGACTACCTGGCCATCGTCTTCGTGATGGCCGCCATTGCCGCGGTGCTGCTACCGCCGCGTTCCCGGAGAGCGACCGCATGA
- a CDS encoding thymidylate synthase, producing MTSRPVRSQYEDFMRHVYTTGVTKTDRTGTGTRSVFGHQMRFDLNEGFPLVTTKKVHLRSIIQELLWFLTGSSNNNWLKERGVSIWDEWARPDGDLGPVYGVQWRSWPTPDGGHIDQIAEVVKTLKTNPDSRRIIVSAWNVAELNKMALMPCHAFFQFYVAEGKLSCQLYQRSADIFLGVPFNIASYALLTHMVAQQCDLAVGDFIWTGGDCHIYSNHHEQVELQLSRTPYPYPTLNIKRRPDSIFDYQFEDFEVLDYQCHPAIKAPVAV from the coding sequence ATGACCTCCCGCCCTGTCCGCTCCCAGTACGAAGACTTCATGCGCCACGTCTACACGACGGGCGTCACCAAGACCGACCGCACCGGCACCGGCACGCGCAGCGTGTTCGGCCACCAGATGCGCTTCGACCTCAACGAAGGTTTCCCACTGGTCACCACCAAGAAGGTGCACCTGCGCTCCATCATCCAGGAGCTGCTGTGGTTCCTCACGGGTTCGAGCAACAACAACTGGCTGAAGGAACGCGGCGTCTCGATCTGGGACGAGTGGGCCCGCCCGGACGGCGACCTGGGCCCGGTCTACGGCGTGCAGTGGCGCAGCTGGCCCACACCGGACGGCGGCCATATCGACCAGATCGCCGAGGTCGTCAAGACCCTGAAAACCAACCCCGATTCGCGCCGCATCATCGTCAGCGCCTGGAACGTGGCCGAGCTCAACAAGATGGCGCTCATGCCCTGCCACGCTTTCTTCCAGTTCTACGTGGCCGAGGGCAAGCTGAGCTGCCAGCTCTACCAGCGCAGCGCCGACATCTTCCTCGGCGTGCCCTTCAACATCGCCAGCTACGCCCTGCTCACCCACATGGTGGCGCAGCAGTGTGACTTGGCGGTGGGTGACTTCATCTGGACCGGTGGTGACTGCCACATCTACAGCAACCACCACGAACAGGTGGAACTGCAACTGAGCCGCACGCCCTACCCCTACCCCACGTTGAACATCAAGCGCCGGCCGGATTCGATCTTCGATTACCAGTTCGAGGACTTCGAGGTGCTGGACTACCAGTGCCACCCGGCCATCAAGGCACCGGTGGCCGTGTGA
- a CDS encoding GntR family transcriptional regulator encodes MDSVKEKTEQGLSPAIAEELKRLIYSGEIQPGERLNEAALALRMGTSRGPIREAIRMLAGLGLVTAVPNRGVFVRQISVREMLEIYELRALIFGFAAERACEHLDDTHRAEMEQLLVQMDAACEAGESTAYYEHNLRFHALILQLSGNQRAHQAYDDHVKELHLFRRRYFNAPGNMRRSNTEHRAIFEAIAKGAASRARTLAERHVLSGRDRLLTLLDQPA; translated from the coding sequence ATGGACTCCGTCAAAGAAAAAACCGAGCAAGGTCTCTCCCCCGCCATCGCGGAAGAACTCAAGCGCCTGATCTACAGCGGCGAGATCCAGCCCGGCGAGCGCCTGAACGAAGCCGCTCTGGCCCTGCGCATGGGCACCAGCCGCGGCCCCATCCGCGAAGCCATCCGCATGCTGGCCGGCCTGGGCCTGGTGACGGCCGTGCCCAACCGCGGCGTCTTCGTGCGCCAGATCTCGGTGCGCGAAATGCTGGAGATCTACGAGCTGCGGGCCCTGATCTTCGGTTTCGCCGCCGAACGCGCCTGCGAACACCTCGACGACACGCACCGCGCCGAAATGGAACAGCTGCTGGTCCAGATGGACGCCGCCTGCGAGGCCGGCGAAAGCACGGCCTATTACGAACACAATCTGCGTTTTCACGCCCTGATCCTGCAGCTCTCGGGCAACCAGCGCGCCCACCAGGCCTACGACGACCACGTCAAGGAACTGCACCTGTTCCGGCGCCGTTATTTCAATGCCCCCGGCAATATGCGCCGCTCCAATACCGAGCACCGTGCCATCTTCGAGGCCATCGCCAAGGGTGCGGCCAGCCGGGCGCGTACCCTGGCCGAGCGCCATGTGCTCTCGGGGCGTGACCGTCTGCTGACCCTGCTGGACCAGCCGGCCTGA